The Nomia melanderi isolate GNS246 chromosome 7, iyNomMela1, whole genome shotgun sequence genome includes a window with the following:
- the Yeti gene encoding yeti, translated as MTEEHQLPSDSDEDDEDYVPDGADNEAVSEVESEGDAESGPEDENDENKRETTKKQRQKRNKLTKTKAKRGRKPKKNVKEDSEEEEKEERESGEKKKLTEEEEKKRADSLWADFMKDTGTVNKSKPQNSANKAKEKSPPLEKPKVEEKVKITKVFEFAGEEVKVEKEVSIDSAEARLSFSSDDKSEKTGNSASPVGKGSGRGKGFKRAGLGGISSVLGQIGKKAKISTLEKSKLDWDNYKRSENLEEEITTHNKGKDGYLERQDFLQRADLRQFEIEKQLRNANRRSTR; from the exons atgACTGAGGAACATCAGTTACCCTCTGATTCtgatgaagatgatgaagatTATGTTCCTGATGGTGCAGATAATGAGGCTGTTTCAGAGGTAGAATCTGAAGGTGATGCAGAAAGTGGTCCTGAGGatgaaaatgatgaaaataagaGAGAAACTACAAAAAAACAAAGACAAAAACGAAATAAGCTTACGAAAACTAAAGCTAAAAGGGGtagaaaaccaaagaaaaatgTGAAAGAAGATAGtgaggaagaagagaaagaggaacgagAATCCGGTGAAAAGAAAAAACTTActgaagaagaggaaaagaaaagagctGATTCTCTTTGGGCAGATTTTATGAAAGATACag GAACTGTGAACAAATCCAAACCACAAAACTCTGCAaataaagcaaaagaaaaatcCCCTCCTTTGGAAAAACCAAAAGTTGAAGAAAAAGTAAAGATAACTAAAGTATTTGAATTTGCTGGAGAAGAAGTGAAAGTTGAGAAAGAAGTGTCAATAGATTCTGCAGAAGCTAGATTATCGTTTTCTTCAGATGATAAGTCAGAAAAAACTGGTAATTCTGCTTCTCCTGTAGGCAAAGGGTCTGGAAGAGGAAAAGGTTTTAAACGAGCTGGTTTGGGAGGCATTTCTTCAGTTCTTGGTCAAATAGGGAAGAAAGCCAAAATCAGTACATTAGAAAAGTCAAAGCTAGATTGGGATAATTATAAAAGGAGCGAAAATTTGGAAGAAGAAATTACTACTCACAACAAAGGGAAAGATGGATATTTAGAACGTCAAGATTTTCTGCAGAGGGCAGACTTACgacaatttgaaattgaaaaacaattacGTAATGCTAATAGGCGCAGTACACGGTGA